The genomic DNA CTCGGTTCAGGACTCGGTTGTGGTGCGGGCGTAACCTCTGGCTGCGGAGTCACCGTGATACCGGCAGAGTGGGGTGCGGCCGGCTCAGGTGTCGGTTCAACCGTTGGTTGGGGCGTGGGCGGCGCGGCCAGCGTCCCTTCCGCAGACGCAGCGGGCGGTGAGGCCTGGCTGCGAGGTGTCTCAGGAACGGGCGTGGGCGTCGCGGCCGGAGCCTCTGCCTGCGCTTGGCGAGCGGGCGCCTCAGTCTGAGTGGTCACCTCAGCTAGGGGCGGCGCGACTGGAGCCGGGTCAGCCGCTGGAAGAGAGGTCGCCGGCGTGGGCGCAGCCTCGGCGGAGGGCGCAGGCGTCGTCACGACGTCGGGTCCCGACACCGCCGTTGAGTTCTGAGGCCTCTCACTGGGGCTCGCCGAAAAGGCGCCAGCCTCAGCTGGGCCGGACAGCGCCGTCGGAGCGACGGCGTCGTCGGCGGTCGGGCTGATCCAGCCGGCGGCAAGTCCCGTCACACCGAGCACGATCCCCGTCGCGGCCACGGCCCCGGCCGTGGCGAGGCCGGCGGACTGCCACCACGGTTTGGGTATCGCGGCACCGACCGCCGCGGCCCCGGCTGCCGCCCCGGCAGGGGTCAGCCACACGAACAGACCGGCCGAGCCCACGCCCACAAACAGGGGGCCAATCACGGACCGCATGGCCGAACTCACGTCCTCGAGGTGTCCGAGGGCGCTAAAGCACGCCGGGCAATCCTCAAGGTGTTGGCTGAACGCCGCCTGCTTCCGGGGCGTCAACGTGCCGCGGACGTACTTGGCAAACTGATCGGCTTGGGCGCACTCCTCACGCGTGGTTTCACTCACGTGCGCCTGTAGGTAAGCCGCCCGCAGCCCCTCCCGAGCGCGGACAGCCAGGGCCGACACCGCGTTGGGCGACGCGGCGCCGATCAGGCTGGCCACATCCGCGGGCTTTTCGCCCTCCAACTCCACGTGCCACAGCACGAGCTGCCACTGTTGAGGCAGCGACCGGAACGCCCGGCCCAACAGTTGCGATTCAAAGCCGTCCATCACCGGGTCTGCGTGATCCGTTCCGGATTCGAAGAGCTCGATCGAGTCCGTCTTGAGCTCAGCTTGAGACTTCTTCATCGCGGCAAGCGCCGTCCGGGAGACCACCGTCAAGAGGTATGGGCGGAATGCCTCGGTGGGTCCCTTGCCGCGGCGCAGTGTGGTGAGCATGCTGGAAAAAGCGTCGGCAACGACGTCGTCTGCCTCCACCGTGCTGCCCGCGTTCAACCGCCATTTGGCGGTCCTCAGGGCGGCGTGCTGGTGCCGGGCGTAGAGCTCGCCAAACGCCTCGTCATCGCCGGCGCGCACGGCGGCGATCAGCTCGGCGTCTGAGCGCTCCTCCTCGGGGAACAGCATGCGTGTCTTCCTCTCTGCAGCGGCGTCCTGCCGGTGCACCCGTGTGCGAGCATCCGGGGCCACCCTAGGAGGGGATTTTCTGCTCAGGGTTTGCACAATGCGCCGCTATCAAACAGTATCTCCAGCGGCTGGGCTCAGCTTAATGATGCATGATATGAGCACGTGAGTGTTAAAGCTCCGCGCTCCCCACAGATCGACCCTCGTCTGACCCCGCCGACCGGAGGACCCGTGCCCGCCCATCCCCGCCTCCCCGACGAGCCGGCTCACTCCCGCCCGGCCGGTTCGGCGAGCGGGTTGTCCCCGGCCGCGCAACGTCGGCGGTCCTCGAGCCCGGTTTGGGCCCGCGTCAGCGCTTGTGTGCAGGACGCTCGCTTGCTCGCCGTCCGGGCGCCGGCGGGAACGGGCCGGCACCGCCTAATTGCCGCATGGGGGCGCAGTCATGCCGCCCAGGAGCGGGACTACCGTGTTGTTGAGGCGCACGAGGTGCGCGCGGCGCTGCCGTCCGGGCAGGCATACGACGCCGGTGCGGCCGTGACGGCGGCCCTCGCGGCCGCACGTGAACAAGCACCACTGGCCGCGCTCGCCGTGATACTGCCGCCCCAGCCGGCCGCGGCCGACGCAGCGCGCGCCGCTGGCGCCGTCGTTGTGGAAGCTGGGGACCTGCTGCTGAACCGGGCCGAGGCCGCCGCGTATTGCGGCGGAGAGTCAGCATGGTTCGAAGCAGCGTGGGCGCAGTTCGGTGGATGGCTCCATGCCTGGGATACGTTGCTCGACGCGAACGACAGGACACCTGACCAGCAGGAGCACGGCGGCGTGAACGTCAGCGCGGTCGCCGACGAACTGCACCCCGCTGTGACGGACGCGTGGCTCACGTGGATTCAGGCCCAGCCCGCCGCGTTGGAGCTGGCGCGGATTGGACAGTTTCCCGTTCTCACGCGGGCGGCCCTAGCCCATGTCTCCTCGGGCAGCCTGGCCCTCGGACTTGACCCGGCCCAACGGGTCGGACTCGCCCAGCGCGAGGCTGATGGTCCCCGGGAGGGGGCGACGGCGTCGTCGTGGTCTGTCCCCACCAGCCTCCGGAGAGTGTGCGCGGCGCACCTTTATTCGGTGGATCCGGGCCGCGCACGCGAGGCCGTACGCGAGACGGCGCGCGCCCTCAACGCCTCGGGGCGGATTGCCGATGCCGTGCGCCTCGCCCGGACCGCCGGCGAGTGGGAGACGTTGACCCCAATCCTCTTGGGCGGGTGGGCCAACCTGTTGGACGGGAATCGGGACTTGATTGTGGGTAGCTTCCAGGCCATCCCGCCCGAGGCCACGCGGCTGCACCCGGCCCTGCGCGCTGGCCAGGTCCTGCTGGATCCCAGTGAGATCAATACGGCCATGCCGGTGAGTAACGTGCCCGATCAGTCGGCCATCCTCGAGGACTTGCGTCACCAACACGCGCGGACGGGGCGGCGGCAGGGTGCGGAGGCGCTAACGACGGCGATCGCGCTGATGGTCTACGAACGGCGGCTGGGACTGTATGAGACCGCCGGGATGCGGGCCGCCGAGGTCCTTCAACTCAGTGCCGCTGCGCCGCCGGAGGTGGAGTCCGCCTTGCATTCGGTCGCTGGTTTCGAGGTGGGGCTCTCCTCCTTGATGGCCGGCCAAGTGCAACAGGCGTTCGCCGGATACGAGCTGGCACATCGGCGCGCCGCGGCCGGGGACTACACCACCGGTGCGCTGATCTCCTGCGCCGGCCTGGCGTTGTTGCACGTGTATCGCGGCGAGCTGGCTGCCGCGCAGGCCTCTGTGGGGGAGGGGCGCCAGCATTTGGCCCGCTACGGGCCGCATTCGCGCGGTGCGGAGACGCTCACGATCGTCTCCGCACTCATCGCCCTGGAGCAGTTTGATGAACCGACGGCGGAGGCCGAGCTCGCGACCCTACCCGCGTTCCCCGCGAATTCCGACCGGTGGCCCTTCCACCTGTTGGCCCTGGTCCGGCTGGCCTTGCTCCAGCAGCGCTACGGCGACGCCGATCGGATGTTGGAGCGCGCGGAAGCGGATCGCTCCTTCGCCGCTCATAGTCCCGTGGCGGCGCGCCTGATGAATATCCTCCGAGTGGAGAGCCAACTGAGTCGCGGGGACGTGCGGGCCGCGCTTTCCGAGGCCGAGCAACGGCTGGGCGACTCACTGGACGGGCTGATTTACCGGGCGTGGTGCTTGATTTTCGCGGGTCGGCGCGTCGAAGCGCGGGAGCTCGCGGCGCAAGCACTTAGTCTCGATCCGCCGGTCCGGGAGCGTCTGTTGGCCGATGCGCTGAGGACTACCACGCTGCCTGCGCCGGAAGGCGTGGACGAGTTTGTGCAGCGCTACGGGCACAGGCCGCGCCCGTTGATCGGATTGGTGCCGCTGTGGCAGTCGGAGGCCCATCGCGCCGCGGCCCGCGCCCGTGGCGTGTTCGACGCCGAAGAACTGCGGCGCCTTGACGGCATCGGGGCCCGCCGATTCGCCTCGACGGAGGAGATGCCACGTTTGACCCCTCGCGAGCGTGAGCTCTTGACAGGATTGTCCCGGGGATTGACGCGCAAGCAGATCGCCGAGGAGCTCTTCGTCTCGCCCAACACCATCAAGTCTCAGGCGTCCTCGCTCTACGGCAAGTTGGGTGCGTCCTCACGGGCCGAGGCGCTCGCAGCCGCGGAGCGGTGGAACCTCATCTAGACGCCACAGGACGACGGCGGCGCCAGCGGTGCGCCTCGGCGGTGGCTCAAGGAGAGTCGGGGACTTACTCAGGGGTAACGCAACGCGGAGTCAGGGCCGCCTCAAGAATTTTTCGCGATTCTGGCGTCACGATTCGCGGGCCCACCCATTAAAGAGGGCATGAGGCAGCAAGAACCGATGAACAATTCTCGGCCGGCCCGGGGCAGCACCGGGCCGCTCTCGAACGGCGCCACCGTTTTGGTGGCCCTACCTGAGCGGGGCCTGCAGGACGTGTTCGAATCCGTGGCGGCGGCCGACGGGTTCCCTACCGTGGTGGCAGGACCCGGGCGGCACGTCGTGGAAATGGCGGGCCGCGGCCGCCCGTCGCTGATCGTAATGTCCACGCACTATCGGGACCTTCCCGCGGTGGAAGTCATCCGGCGCCTGCGCGGCGTGAGCCGCGCCTATGTGGTGGTTCTGGACCGCGGGGCGGAGGAAGCCCAGCGCATTGATCTTCTCGATGCGGGCGCGGACCAAATCATTGACGCCACGCTGAGTCACCGGGAATTGGCTGTGCGATGGCGCGCCTTATTGCGCCGCGTGCGGCGTGCGCGGCAGGGCTCCCTCCAGCCGGCAACAGGTCCGTTGGCGGCGCAGCACGGCCCTGTGGTGCAGGACCGAGGCTCGGCCAACGCTGCGGGCCGTGAACCGCGGACTGACAATCCTCGAGCCGGCGTCGTGCCGCAGCGAGCGAGACGGGACGAGTCGACTGGACCCGCTCTGCCGCCCGCTCCTGGCCCCCGAGTGCTCGAATCCGACGGGCTGCGGGTCGACATCGGGCAGCACTTGGCTTGGCTCGACGGCGCCGAGGTGCACCTCACACGCACGGAGTTCCGCATTCTCGTCGCGCTGATGGGTGGCCGGAGCAGCGGGGGAGGGCGCCTGCTGAGCAAAGCCGAACTCGTTGGCGTGATTGGCGCCGGAACGGCGGACCGCTCCGCGCTGCGCTCCTTGGAAGTCCACGTCGGAAACCTACGCCGCAAGCTGGGTGAGCGGGTGCGGGAGCCCCGGTGGATCCGCACCGTGCGCAGCGTCGGCTATCACTGGCTGCCGGAGGTGTGGGACGCGGCCAGGCCCCGGGACGAGGTCCAACCCGCGGGGCAGAGGGAGTCGCCGCACGCAAGATCTACGTCAGTGGGAGCAGCACACCGCTCGGCCCGCCTGCGCATGGTGACGTGATGCGCAGCGGACGCGGAGACTCCGGCGCGTAAACTGGGGCTCATGCTGTTGCTCGCGATCGACACGTCCGCCCGTGCCACCGCCGCCCTCTTGCGCGTACACGAGGGGGATTCCACGGCCGCCGGCGTGCAAGTCTTGGACCGGTTCACAGCCGATCGCGTCAATGCCCACGCCGAGGTCCTTTCGCCAGCCATCGCTGGAATGCTTGCCGAGGCTAGCGTGAACGGTCGAGAAATCGACCACATCGTGGTCGGCGTCGGGCCCGGCCCATTCACCGGGCTGCGCGTGGGCATCGCCACCGCCAACGCCCTGGGATTTGCGTGGTCCGTACCGGTCGGCGGCGTGGTGAGTCTCGACGCGATCGCGTGGCAGGCCGTGCGGCAAGGCGAAGCGAATGGTCGATTTGTCACCGCCATCGATGCCCGACGTCGTGAACTCTACTGGGGGGTGTACGACGCCGAGGCGCGCTTGGTGGACGGCCCCCACGTCGGCGCCGCGGGCGCTGTGGCCGGGTACCCGGTCTACGGAGCAGGAGCGGGAATCTATCCGGAGGCGCTCGCCGAGGCTGGGGCAACTCCGGTGGCGGGGTGGGACGACGTCGTGCCCGATGCCGCCGCGCTGGGGGCCGCTGCGGCACGCACGCTCGCCGCTGGGGGTGAACTACTGGCCACCACCCCGCTCTATTTGCGGGAGTCTGATGCCAAGGTTCCCGCCGCTATGGTCCAGGGCCCAAGCACGCAGCCGCGGGGCGCCGCATGAGCCAACGGGCGGCGAGCGGCCAGCCGGGCGGGGGCTGGGCCCTGCGGGACATGGTGGCCGCGGACATTCCGGAGGTCTATGCCCTCGAGCTGTGGCTCTTTCCAGAGGACGCGTGGCCCCGGGACATGTTTGATGCGGAGCTGGCGCAAGCTGGACGGGGAGACGACGTGCGCCCGGCCGGGCCGGGCAAGCCAGCACCTCAGCCGCCGACGAGGCGCTACTGGGTGGCCGAGGTGGAGGGGCAGATTGTCGGATATGCCGGCATGATGTGCGTGCTTCCCATCGCGGATGTGCAGACCATCGCCGTGGATTCTCAGTTCGAGGGTCGCGGCCTGGGTACCGCATTTCTGCAGGCCATCATCGACGAGTCGCGCACGCGCGGGGCAGAGAACGTGATGCTTGAGGTCCGCGAAGACAACCAGCGCGCCCAGCAGTTATATGAGCGGCATGGTTTCCGCCAAATCCATGTGCGCCCGAATTATTACCCCGGGTCCGTGGCGGCTCATATTATGCAGCTGCCACTTTCCTAAGGCTTCGTCCAGCGTTTGGCGCGCGCTGTCGCAAACAGCGCCTCATTCGGCGCAAAGTGACGCACTTCACTACGAGCGCTAGTCACCTGCCCGGATTTGCATGACCCTCCGGGTTGGAGCCCCTAGGATCCTGAGTCATCGGGCCCGGTGGCGCGAAACGGAACGCGCACCCCGCCGCGGCCCTGTGCTGCTGAGCACGAACGGGAGGGGACCACGTGGGTAACTCGACATTCACAAAGGGCCGGGCGATTCTGGCCGGGGGTTTGGTATTGGGCGTCGGCGCCGCGGTCACGCTGGCGGCGTGGACGGATTCGGAGTTCGCCGAAGGCCTGTTCACGGCGGGCTCGTATAACCTCGAGGGCAGTGACGACGGCGTGACGTACGCCGACCAAGACACCGCGGACGGTGCGCTGAGCCTTTCCTTCAGCACCCTGTTCGATAACCTCACACCCGGGGACACCACCTACGCCTCCTACTGGCTGCGGCTGGACGCCGACACCACGACGGACGCGACGGTCACCCCGGCCGGCGTCACGGGAACAGATACCAACGAAAACAGCCCCAACGCAGGGGCCATCAGTTACACCATCACGCAGGTCTCCGGCGGCGATTGCGAGGCTGGAGAGGCCACCGGGACGGTGGTCGCCGAGGGGACCACCTTGAACGACCAGACGGGCGCCACGGCCATGGATCTCGTCTCCAACGGTGCCGGCACGGACGGGACCCCGGTCCAGCTGTGCTTCGCCGTGACCGCTGGCGCCGAAGGCTCCTTCCAGCAGGGTGGGGCGACGACGGCGGTGTGGCAGTTCGACTCGACGAGTAACTAGCCATGGGCCGCCACACCGGGCGGCGGGAGCACAACGGCCAGCCGCGGTACCGCTGGACCCGGGGTCCTTTCACCAAGGTGCGGGCCCTGCTCGCCGGGGGACTCGTGTTGGGTATCGGCGTGGCCGGAACCTTGGCCGCGTGGACGGATCCCGAGTACAGCAGGGGTGAATTCACGGCCTCGGTCTTCGGGATCGTGGGAAACACCGGTACCGGCTTCGCCGAGCACACCACGAATGCCTCCGCCGCGCAGATGACCTTCGGCGCTACGGCCATGTCTCCGGGCAGCTTGGCCTACGGGTACCTAGACGTGCGCACGACGACAGCCAGCACCGTCGGCGGCACGCTCACCTTGACGGGCTCCACACCCGCCGGCGCTGCCGCGATCACGGACTACCTGACGTACCGCGTCGCCGTCGTGCCGACGGGGACCACGTGTGCTTCCGCCACGTACAGCGGTACGGCCGTCAGCGCGGGCAGTGTCTTTGCGCCCGCGACGGCGACGGTGCCCTCCGCCGGGTCCACCATTCGGCGCTTCTGTTTCCAGGTCCAGCTGGCCACCACCACACCGAACACGGCGCAAGGTCAGAGCGGCACCATCACGTGGCAGGTAACCGGATCGTCCGACTAAGGCGACCCGCCACGCCGCAGACCACTCGGCATCGATCCGCGAGAGGAGGTTCAGTGCCCGCCCACACCGCCCCACCGCACACCTCCGCGACGCCGCGCCGACCGTCCGGCCGCCGGTCCCAGCGTCGCCAGGTCCTGCCGCGCCTGTTGGGACAGGTGGCCCTCAATCTCGCCGCAGTGGGCGGGCTGGTCTGTATCCTCCTGGCCGCGGCGGCTCTGCTGTTCGACGTGACGCTCATGCTCTTTAAGACCGGATCCATGGCTCCCACGATCCCGGCCGGCTCGGTCGCCGTTGTCCGTGCCGTCCCTGCGGGGGACGTCGCGGTCGGCGACGTCGTCACCGTGGACCGGCCGGGGCAACTGCCCGTCACGCACCGCATCACCTCCATCACCGCGGCACCAGCGGGTCACGACGCCACGCATGTGCTCACCATGCGAGGCGACGCCAATGCGACGGAGGACCCGTACCCCTACACCGTCTCCACGGTGCGTGAGGTCCTCTTTTCCGTCCCGCATGCAGCCAACGTGCTCATCTGGTTTGGTCACCCATACGTCCTCGGTGGCTTGACGCTCGGCGCCTCCGCCCTGGTGACGTGGGCCTTTTGGCCCCGAGGACGTCAGGACGACGGCGGGAGGCAGCGTGCCGGACGACGCCGCCGTGGACGCCGGGGTACGGCCGCCGCCGCGGTGCTGCTGGCCGCGAGTGCCGCCGTGACGGTGACGGCGCCAGCCCCGGCCAACGCGGCCGTCGCCCCGAACCGCAGTGAGGCACCGGCCACGGGGGACTTCCTCACATTGATCACGGAGGGCGACCGCGGGCGGATGGAAAACATGACCCCCGGTGCTCCGGTGTATTGGCAGGTGGGCGTCCAAGCAGAGGCGCCACATGCTGGGCGCTACTCCGCGGAAACGACGGTGCTCGGTGACGTCTCTGCGTTCCGCGTCACTGAGCGGACCTGCACTGAGCGGTGGGTGGTCGACTCCGGAGCGTGGCAGTGCGATGGCCGGGAGGTGGGCGCCACCGCCCCGGAGGCGCAGAACGAGCCGGGCGAGACGGCGGCGCTATCCGTCTGTGTGCCCTCGAGCGAGCAGCGGTGGTACCTCTACCACGTCACGCTGACCGAAAGGTCCCCCGGAGGGCCTCAACCCGCGGTCACGGTCAGGGTCGACGCCTTCGGGCTCGGCACCGGAACGGCCGTCACGCTCGGCGAAGAGGCGTGGCACGCTCAACCGGAGCGCGTGAGCGTCCGGGACTGTCGGGACATTGCCGACCCGGGCGGAGACCTTGCTGGCCCCGGCGGTGACCCTGCTGGAGGCGGCCAGGACGGTTCGGTGGCCAACGATTCCGGCGGTGGTGCCACGGGCGGGCTCGCCGGGACGGGATGGGGCGCAAGCAGGCTCTGGCTCGGTGCCGGTGCAGTGGCCGTTGGCCTGATGTTGGCGGCCGCTGCCCGCTGGCGTCGGAGGGGGAGTGATGCGTAAGCACGGGGTACGGGCTGTCGAACCGCGCCGTGCGCACACCGCACGGCGGGTGGGCGCCGTCGTCGTGCTGCTCGCCGCCCTCTCCGCAGCGGTGACTGGAGCCCACTTGCCCCACCCCACGGAGGCTGCGTGGGCGGATGCGGAGCATGCGCGCGGCACGCTGGCCGCGGGCGAGGTGTTGAGGCCGGTCAACATGACGTGCACCAAGCCGGCCTTAGCCTCCCAACTGCAATTCCGGTGGACTAACCCCACTGGCGGACTGACCCGGCAGCAGTACCGATGGGAGTTCTACAACCCGGGGGTCTTGGGGCTGGGACAGAGCCCCACCCGAACCGGCACGCTAAACGCTAGCGCTACCGGTGTGAACATCTCGATTAGCTTGGGCGACCTCTTGGACCTCGGCCAAGGCAATTTTCGCCTCTATGCTGTGGGGCCGGGCGGCTGGGAATCGGGCGTCAACCACACTTACAACGCCACCGCAGTCCTCGTTTCCTGCGGTTCAGCGAGCAATATCCCCCGGTAGCCGCGCGGTAAGCTGGACCCCATGTCTGACGCCCCCCTGATCCTCGGCATCGAATCCTCGTGCGACGAAACCGGAGTCGGCATCGTCCGCGGAAACGAGCTGCTCGCCAACACCGTCAGCAGCTCCATGGATCAGCACGTGCGCTTCGGCGGCGTCATCCCGGAGATCGCCGCGCGCGCCCACCTCGAGACGATGATCCCGACGCTGCGCCAGGCGCTCGACACGGCCGGGGTGGAGCTCGACGACATCGACGCGCTCGCCGTCACCAGCGGGCCGGGCCTGTCCGGCGCGCTCATGGTCGGCGTGGCCGCCGCCAAGGCGCTCGCCGTCGCCACCGGCAAGCCGTTGTACGCCATCAACCACCTCGTGGCGCACGTGGGCGTGGGGGTGCTCGACGGCGGCGAGCTGCCCAGCGACTTGGGCGCCCTGCTGGTCTCGGGCGGGCACACCGAAATCTTGAAGGTGCGGGAGCTGACCAGCGACGTCGAGTTGGTGGGGCAAACCATCGACGACGCCGCCGGCGAGGCGTACGACAAGGTGGCGCGACTGCTGGGCCTCGGCTACCCGGGCGGGCCGGCCATCGACCGGATCGCCCGCGAAGGCAACGGCAAGGCCATTCGATTCCCCCGAGGGCTGAGCCTGCCCAAGTTTGTGGGCACCGCGGAGGCGCCGGGCAAGCATCGCTACGATTTTTCGTTCTCCGGCCTGAAGACGGCGGTGGCCCGCAGCGTGGAGCAGTACCAAGCCAAGGGGCTGGATGTCCCGGTGGCGGACATCGCCGCGTCCTTCCAAGAGGCCGTGGTGGACGTGGTGACCAAAAAAGCCGTCATGGCGTGCACGGAGCACGGGCTCTCCACCTTGTTGCTGGGCGGGGGAGTGGCCGCGAACTCGCGACTGCGCGAGCTCCTCGCGGCCCGGTGCGCCTCCGCTGGCATCACCCTGCGCGTGCCGAAGCCGAGCCTCTGCACGGACAACGGCGCCATGATCGCCGCACTGGCCTCACGGGTGGTCTCCGCGGGGGTGGCCCCCACGGGCGTCGGCTTCGCCACCGACCCGGGC from Zhihengliuella flava includes the following:
- a CDS encoding sigma-70 family RNA polymerase sigma factor, which gives rise to MLFPEEERSDAELIAAVRAGDDEAFGELYARHQHAALRTAKWRLNAGSTVEADDVVADAFSSMLTTLRRGKGPTEAFRPYLLTVVSRTALAAMKKSQAELKTDSIELFESGTDHADPVMDGFESQLLGRAFRSLPQQWQLVLWHVELEGEKPADVASLIGAASPNAVSALAVRAREGLRAAYLQAHVSETTREECAQADQFAKYVRGTLTPRKQAAFSQHLEDCPACFSALGHLEDVSSAMRSVIGPLFVGVGSAGLFVWLTPAGAAAGAAAVGAAIPKPWWQSAGLATAGAVAATGIVLGVTGLAAGWISPTADDAVAPTALSGPAEAGAFSASPSERPQNSTAVSGPDVVTTPAPSAEAAPTPATSLPAADPAPVAPPLAEVTTQTEAPARQAQAEAPAATPTPVPETPRSQASPPAASAEGTLAAPPTPQPTVEPTPEPAAPHSAGITVTPQPEVTPAPQPSPEPSPLPEPTPEPEPEPEPSLPSTPETVSTAPPETGEATSPESPDTEGEASAESVVEPVPLEPSPAPAEEPDSGKTPPGHDPCHPKPTPGCAAETVGPPGQSEDAAEPEGWMIRVELVLP
- a CDS encoding helix-turn-helix transcriptional regulator, whose translation is MPAHPRLPDEPAHSRPAGSASGLSPAAQRRRSSSPVWARVSACVQDARLLAVRAPAGTGRHRLIAAWGRSHAAQERDYRVVEAHEVRAALPSGQAYDAGAAVTAALAAAREQAPLAALAVILPPQPAAADAARAAGAVVVEAGDLLLNRAEAAAYCGGESAWFEAAWAQFGGWLHAWDTLLDANDRTPDQQEHGGVNVSAVADELHPAVTDAWLTWIQAQPAALELARIGQFPVLTRAALAHVSSGSLALGLDPAQRVGLAQREADGPREGATASSWSVPTSLRRVCAAHLYSVDPGRAREAVRETARALNASGRIADAVRLARTAGEWETLTPILLGGWANLLDGNRDLIVGSFQAIPPEATRLHPALRAGQVLLDPSEINTAMPVSNVPDQSAILEDLRHQHARTGRRQGAEALTTAIALMVYERRLGLYETAGMRAAEVLQLSAAAPPEVESALHSVAGFEVGLSSLMAGQVQQAFAGYELAHRRAAAGDYTTGALISCAGLALLHVYRGELAAAQASVGEGRQHLARYGPHSRGAETLTIVSALIALEQFDEPTAEAELATLPAFPANSDRWPFHLLALVRLALLQQRYGDADRMLERAEADRSFAAHSPVAARLMNILRVESQLSRGDVRAALSEAEQRLGDSLDGLIYRAWCLIFAGRRVEARELAAQALSLDPPVRERLLADALRTTTLPAPEGVDEFVQRYGHRPRPLIGLVPLWQSEAHRAAARARGVFDAEELRRLDGIGARRFASTEEMPRLTPRERELLTGLSRGLTRKQIAEELFVSPNTIKSQASSLYGKLGASSRAEALAAAERWNLI
- a CDS encoding response regulator transcription factor, which produces MRQQEPMNNSRPARGSTGPLSNGATVLVALPERGLQDVFESVAAADGFPTVVAGPGRHVVEMAGRGRPSLIVMSTHYRDLPAVEVIRRLRGVSRAYVVVLDRGAEEAQRIDLLDAGADQIIDATLSHRELAVRWRALLRRVRRARQGSLQPATGPLAAQHGPVVQDRGSANAAGREPRTDNPRAGVVPQRARRDESTGPALPPAPGPRVLESDGLRVDIGQHLAWLDGAEVHLTRTEFRILVALMGGRSSGGGRLLSKAELVGVIGAGTADRSALRSLEVHVGNLRRKLGERVREPRWIRTVRSVGYHWLPEVWDAARPRDEVQPAGQRESPHARSTSVGAAHRSARLRMVT
- the tsaB gene encoding tRNA (adenosine(37)-N6)-threonylcarbamoyltransferase complex dimerization subunit type 1 TsaB, with translation MLLLAIDTSARATAALLRVHEGDSTAAGVQVLDRFTADRVNAHAEVLSPAIAGMLAEASVNGREIDHIVVGVGPGPFTGLRVGIATANALGFAWSVPVGGVVSLDAIAWQAVRQGEANGRFVTAIDARRRELYWGVYDAEARLVDGPHVGAAGAVAGYPVYGAGAGIYPEALAEAGATPVAGWDDVVPDAAALGAAAARTLAAGGELLATTPLYLRESDAKVPAAMVQGPSTQPRGAA
- the rimI gene encoding ribosomal protein S18-alanine N-acetyltransferase; translated protein: MSQRAASGQPGGGWALRDMVAADIPEVYALELWLFPEDAWPRDMFDAELAQAGRGDDVRPAGPGKPAPQPPTRRYWVAEVEGQIVGYAGMMCVLPIADVQTIAVDSQFEGRGLGTAFLQAIIDESRTRGAENVMLEVREDNQRAQQLYERHGFRQIHVRPNYYPGSVAAHIMQLPLS
- a CDS encoding SipW-dependent-type signal peptide-containing protein, whose translation is MGNSTFTKGRAILAGGLVLGVGAAVTLAAWTDSEFAEGLFTAGSYNLEGSDDGVTYADQDTADGALSLSFSTLFDNLTPGDTTYASYWLRLDADTTTDATVTPAGVTGTDTNENSPNAGAISYTITQVSGGDCEAGEATGTVVAEGTTLNDQTGATAMDLVSNGAGTDGTPVQLCFAVTAGAEGSFQQGGATTAVWQFDSTSN
- a CDS encoding SipW-dependent-type signal peptide-containing protein, whose protein sequence is MGRHTGRREHNGQPRYRWTRGPFTKVRALLAGGLVLGIGVAGTLAAWTDPEYSRGEFTASVFGIVGNTGTGFAEHTTNASAAQMTFGATAMSPGSLAYGYLDVRTTTASTVGGTLTLTGSTPAGAAAITDYLTYRVAVVPTGTTCASATYSGTAVSAGSVFAPATATVPSAGSTIRRFCFQVQLATTTPNTAQGQSGTITWQVTGSSD
- a CDS encoding S24/S26 family peptidase, which codes for MPAHTAPPHTSATPRRPSGRRSQRRQVLPRLLGQVALNLAAVGGLVCILLAAAALLFDVTLMLFKTGSMAPTIPAGSVAVVRAVPAGDVAVGDVVTVDRPGQLPVTHRITSITAAPAGHDATHVLTMRGDANATEDPYPYTVSTVREVLFSVPHAANVLIWFGHPYVLGGLTLGASALVTWAFWPRGRQDDGGRQRAGRRRRGRRGTAAAAVLLAASAAVTVTAPAPANAAVAPNRSEAPATGDFLTLITEGDRGRMENMTPGAPVYWQVGVQAEAPHAGRYSAETTVLGDVSAFRVTERTCTERWVVDSGAWQCDGREVGATAPEAQNEPGETAALSVCVPSSEQRWYLYHVTLTERSPGGPQPAVTVRVDAFGLGTGTAVTLGEEAWHAQPERVSVRDCRDIADPGGDLAGPGGDPAGGGQDGSVANDSGGGATGGLAGTGWGASRLWLGAGAVAVGLMLAAAARWRRRGSDA
- the tsaD gene encoding tRNA (adenosine(37)-N6)-threonylcarbamoyltransferase complex transferase subunit TsaD — protein: MSDAPLILGIESSCDETGVGIVRGNELLANTVSSSMDQHVRFGGVIPEIAARAHLETMIPTLRQALDTAGVELDDIDALAVTSGPGLSGALMVGVAAAKALAVATGKPLYAINHLVAHVGVGVLDGGELPSDLGALLVSGGHTEILKVRELTSDVELVGQTIDDAAGEAYDKVARLLGLGYPGGPAIDRIAREGNGKAIRFPRGLSLPKFVGTAEAPGKHRYDFSFSGLKTAVARSVEQYQAKGLDVPVADIAASFQEAVVDVVTKKAVMACTEHGLSTLLLGGGVAANSRLRELLAARCASAGITLRVPKPSLCTDNGAMIAALASRVVSAGVAPTGVGFATDPGQPVTQISLPAA